The Paenibacillus pabuli DNA segment GAATGATATGATGCACAGAGCCATCTTCCCTGACAAAATGCTTCATGACCATATCTGTATGCGCTTTGGCGATATGGCTGAAACGTGGGTCTCCACTTTCCTCCGATGCCCAGAAAAGCAACGACAGATTCATCATGGTGTCGATGATCGACCAGCCCAGCATGTCTCCTTTCCAGGCCCGAATGAAGCTGCCTTTGGTATTGAAGCGCCCAGCCAGGAAGTTGGCAGCAAATAAGGCACGTCTAGCCGCATCAGCATCTCCGGTGAGCTTGTATTTGATGACAGCCGTGGGCAGGAAATGAAAGCCCACATCGTGATCAAAGTAGTTATTTTCGAGAAACCGTTCCGATAGCCGCTCATCCCAATTCCATGCAGCCTCTTTATATTTCTCATCACCCGTCATATCGTACACAATCCATAACATGCCCGGCCAGAATCCCGAGGTCCACCAATCGATTCTCATGTCGTCATAGATGCCATTGGCTCCAGCAACATGCGGAGACTTTTTACCGATGGCTACAAGCATCTGATCGGCTTTACTTTTAATCTGATCCCACACGTCCTTGTTCACTTCATTTAATACGTTCATGTTGTCATACCTCCTTACCGCTCTTCAATTCTCAGATTTAACCTTTCAATGAACCAACCATGACACCTTTTACGAAAAAGCGCTGCAAAAACGGATAGATGCACAGGATTGGTATCGTCGCTACCATAATCGTTGCATACTTGATGGTCTCCCCGATCTGGAAGCGATCCCCGGCCGATGCTCCGGCTGACATGCTCTCCGTGGAATTGGCAATTAGAATCTCACGCAGCACCAATTGCAGCGGGAACAGCTCTCGGCTCTTGATAAACACGGATGCATAGAACCACCCGTTCCACTTATCTACCGCGTAATACAGAATCATCACGGCAATGACGGGCATGGACAACGGAATAATAATACGGAACAAAATGGTAAAGTGATTCGCTCCATCAATCTTGGCCGATTCCTCCAGGCTGTCCGGAATACCCATAAATGACGTTCGCATGATGATCAGGTTAAACGTGCTGATGGCAAAAGGCAGAATGGTCGACCACAGTGTGTCTAACAGGCCAACGCCTTTGACAACCAGATACAGCGGAATTAACCCCCCGCCAAAGAACATCGTGAACACGATAAAGAACATGAACACCTTGTTCCACATCACGTTTTTACGGGACAGCACATACGCTCCGAGCGCTGTCATGAACAGGTTAACGATGACGCCAAACACAAGAATAAACAACGTATTGCGGAATCCTGTGGCTATACCCGGATTGGCAAGCACGCTCTTGTAAGCTTCCAGACTAAAGCCCACTGGCTTCCACAGCAGACCTTTGTTTGCTAACAGCTGCGCCGAATCACTTAAGGACGCAAATAACACGTAGAGAAGCGGATACAATGTGACGATGACAAGCAGGATTAGAAATGTATAATTGAAGATTGTGAAGATCCGGTCAAACCAACCGCTTTCCTTAATCAAAGTTCCCACCTCACCATAAGCTGTTTTGACTCACTCTGCGGCTGATATAGTTCGCCGAAATCAGAAGAACGAGATTGATCACCGAGTTAAATAGGCCGACTGCCGAGCTGTAACTCCATCCGAACTCCAGCAATCCCTTTCGATATACGAAGGAGGAGATGACGTCAGCTGTTTCATATGTTACCGGATTATAAAGGAGAATGATTTTCTCAAACCCAACATTCAGCATATTACCCATCCGGAGAATGAACATGATTGTAATAATAGGCAGCAACCCGGGCAGCGTAATGTGAAACATTTGCTTGAGACGGCTCGCTCCGTCGATCTTCGCCGCTTCATACTGCTCCAGGTCGATGCTCATCAACGCAGCGATATAGATAATGGATTCCCAACCGATTCGCTGCCATATTTCAGACAGGACATAGATTGGACGGAACAGCTCGGGCTTCTGCAGCATCGCCTGACCGTCATATCCGAGCATCATGATCAGACGGTTGATTAAACCATCCGCGTTCGTGAAGTCCGTAATGATACCGCATATGACGACAAGAGAGATGAAATAAGGCATATACGTTATCGTCTGAACGACCCGCTTGAACGTACGTTTGCGAACTTCATTGATGAGCAGCGCCAGAATAATCGGTGCGGGGAATTCAAAGACCAGCGTGTACAAACTGATAAGAAGGGTGTTCTTCAGCACACGCAAGAAATAATAACTGTTGAAAAACTCTTCAAAATGCTTCAGCCCAACCCAATCACTCCCCAAAATGCCCTTCATCGGAGAATAATCTTTAAAGGCAATAATTGCGCCGTACATCGGACCGTAATGAAATATTAAATAATATCCAATCACAGGAATCATCATGATGTATAAATACTTATTCATCATGAAGTCCCGCACGAACCGGCTTCTAAAGGATTGACGATTGCTCATGATGTACCTTTTCACCTCTTTTCAATCGGGAGGGCCAGAGCCCTCCCCTTTTACAATTACCGTTTGTTGTAGCGTTCGAGTGCTGCGGTTTGGATTTCAATTGCCCGATCCAGATGCAACGATTTCATTTTCGCGACATAGCTCTCGAATTGATCCACCGGCTCGTTGCCCAGAATGATCTTGATGGTCATCTCATCGACGAGCGTGTTGATATCATTCATGATGGTCGCGTATTCGGAGCTCTCTTCAGGTGTAGGTGTGATTGAAGGCAAATTATATTTTGCGGCCTGTGTATTCTTCCAGATATCAATCGCATCGCGCTGGGTTTGCAAAGCAAAGAACTGCTCGGCATAACGTTTATCTTGAACGAATGGACCGTTATAGCTGCTGCGGGCATATAGTGAAATCGCTTGTGCAGGAGCGAGTTTATCCGGATTCTTCAGCAGCAAGTCCGTGAATTTCGGATAATCACCTTCCATGTTATAGCTGACACCCTCTTCACCGAAGTTGAAGAACAGGTGCCCTTCTTCACTGTAGCCGTAATCCAGCATGCGAACGGCAAGTTCCGGATCCTTGGCTGCCGTCGTGATGGCAACCGTACCTTCTGAGGCATAGCCCTGATTAAGCTGGCCGAATTTAGGAATATCACCTTTGTTAAGCACCGGATATGGTGCAGCGACCAGGACGGCATCCGGATCATTGGCCTCTACAAGCGGCTGCCATTTGCCGATCCCTCCGCCTGCGTTACCTACACTTGCGCCAGTAGCACCCGAAGCGAGGTTACCGTCAACGGATTTGGTATCCGCTGTCGAGATGTTTTTATCAATCAAACCTTCTTTGTACCATTCCTGGAATAACGTCAAATATTCTTTGAAACCCTCTTCCGCAGGACCAAATTTGACCTGTCCGTCTTCCTGGTAAAATCCGCGGTTTACACCGAAAGCGCCAAGGAAAGCACCATTACCGGAATCGTTAAAGAATCGTGGCTTACTTACAACAGAGAATGGAGCGGCAGCGCCTTTTTTCTCTTTAAAAGCTCTCAGGGTTGTTGTCCACTCATCAATCGTTTCCGGTACTGGCAGTCCCAGCTCATCCAGCCAATCCTTACGAATGATGGGTCCCTGGAAGACACGCAGATACTCATCTCCCCGAATGAACGGGAATACATAGTAGCTGCCACTGTCCGTTTTGACCATCTTGTCGATGTCCGGATTGTCCTGCAGGTATTTCTTCAGATTCGGAGCATATTGGTCAATCAGATCGTTCAGCTTGAGAATGTAACCATCATTAATGGCTTTCTCTGGTCCACCGGGGAAATCTCCGATGAAATTGTACTCCAGCATGTCCGGCAAATCCCCGGATGCCAGCATCACGTTAAAGGATTCTCTGACCTGACCTGTCGGTGGTGCGGTGAATTTGAGTGGCACGCCGGTTTTTTCCTGCCATTTTTGAAAGAATGGAATTTCACTGTGCGAATTTTTGACCCCGATCAAGTTTCCGTTAATTTCACCCCAGTACGTAAGCGTCTTATCCGTTTGAATCGGATAGGTGGTTGCTTCCGTTGATCCACTTGGTGTCCCTTTATCGGTATCGCCCGCTGTACTGGCTCCGGACGAACACCCCAGGATCGTTGTACCTAATAACAGAATCATCAAACTCGTAGATAACACTTTTCTTCTCATGGACCGTATCCTCCACCTTTTGGGAATGTCTGTGCTCTATCTCAGAGTAAGGGAGAGCGCATTGCAGAGATATTCGCAAAAGATGAAATGATATGTTGATTTCGTCCGCAAGCAACTGATCATTTAGCCAAAATGATAGACGAATTCACTAAATAATCATCTGGAATGTTTTGAATTTGCCGTGTTGGCGCGGGTTTATGACCGTTCTACTGACAACACAAAAAAACAGACCACGAACAAGGTTCATAATCTGTAACGTGAGTGAATATGAAGAGATTTGAATACATCGTATATGTTGGCCAGGGCACGCCTTCTCATGTTTAGTCCCAGACGACTTCGGTACCTGCGATAAAATCATGTATTGCACGTTTGTCTTCACGTACAGCAACCATGATGACACTTACAATAAAACCAATGCCAAAAGTTATTCCATATACAAGTCCTGCTACAATTACTCGCATCAGCATGGTTCTAATTCCCGGGGGCTCCTGTGTATCGTATTTTCGAATTCGAATTCCACAGATGCATTTTCCAATCGTTCTTCCGTTCCAGAATGCCGGCAATAAAATGGAATATAATGCACTTAATATTTGCGCTATAGGTTCATCGCTGTCAAAGTTACCTGTAATGAGCCCTGCGATAACCATCAAAGGCAGCCCAATAATAATACCATCAAAAATACTTGCACCGAGCCTTATCCAAAAGCCAGCTTTATACAAGATGTTTCCTCCAAACTGGTTAAATTGAAAAAACTCCTTTACCAAGACATTAATTTAATTTAATTTGTTTGCGTAAATCTTCAGATAGCATAAATAAACTTTCCATTTAATCATCAAGGCTCTTATATTCTTCGTCTTCGATCATGGTGTCAAACCATGTTGCACACTTTCCAAATCATCAAATAAAAAAGAAGCCATAATTAGCCTATGGCCTCACATATATACGCTATGAATTTAAAATTACATATGGAACGCTTTCCAAAACGAACCCTCGGTATTAATAATGTCTCTGATCTGGACAAAAGGAATCGTAAATGTCGGGAATCCGGCTGCGTACGGAGCGATCTCGTATGGATTGAAATACAGATGCAGCGCGTCTGCCGTCACGAAAAATGGCTGGTTCGGGCTAATTCCTTCATAGGTATCCGGAAATACATAAGAATACTGAGGATCATTTTTGATCTGATCTCCTACAATCTGGCTTAATACTTTTACGTAGTCGCTATTCGGCTTAAACAAGTCCTTTAACTCATACAGCTGCCCGCTGCTGAGATTAATAATGGCATAGATCATTGTAGGCATACCGTGTGCAGCCCCAAAGGGATAGTTATATCCCGTAAGCTGCAGCTGAAGCAGCTGTTGCTGATAAAAAGTAATATCAAAATCCCCTGTGTAGCTGTAATCCAGCTTTTGGTCTGGAGGAATCGGTTTAACTTGAGACAAGTTCCTCAATTTCAAATTAAGTGCCAGTTGTGCGGCCTGGTCGGTTAATCCCTCCACCTGCGGATAATAAACCAGATAATCGATATTGGGTTTATACTTCTCTTCACGAACACGGTAAGGTGGCTGAAGGGGAACGATCGTATTTTGCCGCCAGATGATCTGTCCGGCTCGATTGACATACAAAAGACGCTGATCAACGTTTGCTTTGATCAAATCCGATGCTACGACTTCCAGTGTACCGGAACCTTCTACTCGGGGATATCCTGGTGCTGGGCGTCCACTCAGGTCAAGCAGAACAGT contains these protein-coding regions:
- a CDS encoding RDD family protein, with protein sequence MYKAGFWIRLGASIFDGIIIGLPLMVIAGLITGNFDSDEPIAQILSALYSILLPAFWNGRTIGKCICGIRIRKYDTQEPPGIRTMLMRVIVAGLVYGITFGIGFIVSVIMVAVREDKRAIHDFIAGTEVVWD
- a CDS encoding ABC transporter permease encodes the protein MSNRQSFRSRFVRDFMMNKYLYIMMIPVIGYYLIFHYGPMYGAIIAFKDYSPMKGILGSDWVGLKHFEEFFNSYYFLRVLKNTLLISLYTLVFEFPAPIILALLINEVRKRTFKRVVQTITYMPYFISLVVICGIITDFTNADGLINRLIMMLGYDGQAMLQKPELFRPIYVLSEIWQRIGWESIIYIAALMSIDLEQYEAAKIDGASRLKQMFHITLPGLLPIITIMFILRMGNMLNVGFEKIILLYNPVTYETADVISSFVYRKGLLEFGWSYSSAVGLFNSVINLVLLISANYISRRVSQNSLW
- a CDS encoding extracellular solute-binding protein; its protein translation is MRRKVLSTSLMILLLGTTILGCSSGASTAGDTDKGTPSGSTEATTYPIQTDKTLTYWGEINGNLIGVKNSHSEIPFFQKWQEKTGVPLKFTAPPTGQVRESFNVMLASGDLPDMLEYNFIGDFPGGPEKAINDGYILKLNDLIDQYAPNLKKYLQDNPDIDKMVKTDSGSYYVFPFIRGDEYLRVFQGPIIRKDWLDELGLPVPETIDEWTTTLRAFKEKKGAAAPFSVVSKPRFFNDSGNGAFLGAFGVNRGFYQEDGQVKFGPAEEGFKEYLTLFQEWYKEGLIDKNISTADTKSVDGNLASGATGASVGNAGGGIGKWQPLVEANDPDAVLVAAPYPVLNKGDIPKFGQLNQGYASEGTVAITTAAKDPELAVRMLDYGYSEEGHLFFNFGEEGVSYNMEGDYPKFTDLLLKNPDKLAPAQAISLYARSSYNGPFVQDKRYAEQFFALQTQRDAIDIWKNTQAAKYNLPSITPTPEESSEYATIMNDINTLVDEMTIKIILGNEPVDQFESYVAKMKSLHLDRAIEIQTAALERYNKR
- a CDS encoding carbohydrate ABC transporter permease; amino-acid sequence: MIKESGWFDRIFTIFNYTFLILLVIVTLYPLLYVLFASLSDSAQLLANKGLLWKPVGFSLEAYKSVLANPGIATGFRNTLFILVFGVIVNLFMTALGAYVLSRKNVMWNKVFMFFIVFTMFFGGGLIPLYLVVKGVGLLDTLWSTILPFAISTFNLIIMRTSFMGIPDSLEESAKIDGANHFTILFRIIIPLSMPVIAVMILYYAVDKWNGWFYASVFIKSRELFPLQLVLREILIANSTESMSAGASAGDRFQIGETIKYATIMVATIPILCIYPFLQRFFVKGVMVGSLKG
- a CDS encoding glycoside hydrolase family 88 protein — protein: MNVLNEVNKDVWDQIKSKADQMLVAIGKKSPHVAGANGIYDDMRIDWWTSGFWPGMLWIVYDMTGDEKYKEAAWNWDERLSERFLENNYFDHDVGFHFLPTAVIKYKLTGDADAARRALFAANFLAGRFNTKGSFIRAWKGDMLGWSIIDTMMNLSLLFWASEESGDPRFSHIAKAHTDMVMKHFVREDGSVHHIIRFDPETGERAEAIGGQGAAPDSAWSRGAAWALYGLTNTYRYTEDPSYLDAAQRVANFFISSLPEDSVPHWDFRAEPEEGEEISRDSSAGAIAASGLLELADVLPDPEGKLYATVAKRILSSLRDHYGTWDLPEHEGMLLEGTGHKPAGQNVNVSLIYGDYFYVEASAKLNGWKHRIF